One part of the Aricia agestis chromosome Z, ilAriAges1.1, whole genome shotgun sequence genome encodes these proteins:
- the LOC121739347 gene encoding staphylococcal nuclease domain-containing protein 1 → MSAPAPAPSYKIGIVKQVLSGDTVVIRKQPQGGPPPEKVLALSGITAPKLARQRTANNDNESKDEPFAWEAREFLRKKLVGKEVIFTAEKPPNSATREYGCVWAGKDPTKDENMTEALLSEGLVKVREGGRNIPQLKRYVELEDAAKSQGKGLWGTDLQSHVRDIKWSVENPQQFVKKLNGQPVKAIIEYVRDGSTVRLCLLPDYIPITLMLSGIRCPAVKQDGESEPYAEEARFFLESKLLQKDIEVILEGVNNNNFVGTILHPQGNIAEALLRQGFARCVDWSLAVMKSGASTLRAAEKAAKEAKLRMWMNYVSNAPIIAAKDKEFSATVLEVVNGDALVVKTPNGVQKKIFLASIRPPREKNSPDDEGKQSPRPKGFKPLYDIPWLYEAREFLRKKLVGKKINVTVDYIQPAKDNFPEKTCCTVMAGSTNIAEALVSKGFATVVRYRNDNDQRSSHYDKLLEAEQKAIKAAIGVHAKKDIPTHRIQDTSGDAAKAKKFFPFLKRAQKTEAVVEFVASGSRMRIYIPKESVLVTFLLAGINCPRGARPGLNGGPPQEAEPFGEEALQFTKEKCLQHDVNVTIEEMDKAGNFIGWLWIDNENLSVALVEHGLASMHHTAETSEFARAIKTAEENACKKRIGIWKDYVEAEKEVEKERNAPIQDRIVKYDKVIITEVTVEGHFYVQNIDLGTKLESLMDKIHQEFKANTPLPGAYVPKRGAICAARFTLDDQWYRAKVEKITDNKMAHVFYIDYGNREIINFTRLAQLPAGTETEPPYVSEYVLACVKFPSDPDEKLEAVRALSMDTLNKKLLVNVESKGSPPAVTLVDPATNTDIGKNLIKEGLVLLENTREHRLASLVAEYRAAQEHAKSSRLNLWRHGDITDDDATEFGARR, encoded by the exons ATGAGTGCACCAGCACCAGCACCATCCTATAAAATTGGAATTGTCAAGcag GTGTTATCAGGCGATACAGTCGTAATACGCAAGCAGCCGCAGGGGGGTCCGCCACCCGAGAAAGTTCTTGCGTTATCTGGAATAACCGCGCCTAAACTAGCGAGACAGAGAACTGCTAACAA TGATAATGAAAGTAAAGATGAGCCATTTGCATGGGAAGCACGCGAGTTTCTCAGGAAAAAGCTTGTCGGCAAAGAAGTAATATTTACTGCTGAGAAACCACCAAACTCTGCTACTCGAGAATATGGTTGTGTATGGGCTGGCAAAGATCCCACTAAGGATGAGAACATGACGGAAGCCCTCCTCTCCGAGGGTCTCGTGAAAGTAAGAGAAGGAGGACGCAACATACCTCAGCTGAAAAGATATGTAGAATTGGAAGATGCTGCTAAATCTCAAGGCAAAGGTCTGTGGGGCACTGACTTACAG AGTCATGTTCGTGACATCAAATGGAGTGTTGAAAATCCACAACAATTTGTGAAGAAACTCAATGGACAGCCAGTAAAAGCTATTATTGAGTATGTGAGGGACGGCTCAACAGTGAGGCTGTGCTTGCTGCCTGATTACATCCCAATTACATTGATGCTTTCTGGAATTAGA TGTCCAGCTGTAAAACAAGATGGTGAATCTGAACCGTATGCGGAAGAAGCCCGTTTCTTCTTGGAGTCAAAGCTGCTACAGAAAGACATAGAAGTAATTCTGGAAGGGGTCAACAACAACAACTTTGTTGGCACAATCTTACATCCTCAAGGAAACATTGCTGAAGCCTTGTTACGTCAAGGTTTTGCCAGATGTGTTGATTGGTCTCTTGCTGTTATGAAATCAG gtGCGTCAACATTGAGAGCAGCGGAAAAAGCAGCGAAAGAAGCTAAACTTCGTATGTGGATGAACTATGTGAGCAACGCGCCAATCATTGCAGCGAAAGACAAAGAATTCTCCGCTACAGTTCTAGAAGTTGTCAATGGTGACGCTCTAGTAGTTAAGACACCCAATGGTGTACAGAAGAAAATATTCTTAGCTAGCATCAGACCACCAAGAGAAaa GAACAGCCCTGATGATGAAGGTAAGCAGTCTCCGAGACCAAAAGGTTTCAAGCCTTTGTATGATATCCCATGGTTATATGAAGCTCGTGAATTCTTGAGGAAAAAACTTGTCGGAAAGAAAATAAATGTCACCGTTGACTACATCCAACCTGCAAAAGACAATTTCCCTGAGAAAACATGCTGCACAGTGATGGCCGGATCAAC AAACATTGCGGAGGCTTTAGTTAGCAAAGGATTTGCAACTGTTGTTAGATACAGAAATGACAATGATCAAAGAAGCTCACACTATGACAAATTACTAGAAGCCGAACAAAAAGCAATCAAAGCTGCCATCGGAGTTCATGCCAAGAAAGACATACCCACACACCGTATCCAGGATACCAGCGGAGATGCAGCTAAGGCTAAGAAATTCTTCCCCTTCCTAAAGAGAGCTCAAAAGACAGAAGCTGTGGTTGAGTTTGTCGCAAGCGGTTCAAGGATGAGGATATACATTCCTAAAGAATCTGTCCTAGTAACATTCCTATTGGCCGGAATCAACTGTCCAAGAGGGGCGCGCCCAGGTTTGAATGGAGGTCCACCGCAGGAAGCTGAACCGTTCGGAGAGGAGGCTCTCCAATTCACCAAGGAGAAGTGCTTGCAACACGACGTGAACGTTACGATTGAAGAAATGGACAAGGCTGGCAACTTTATTGGCTGGCTTTGGATCGACAACGAAAATCTATCTGTTGCTCTCGTAGAACACGGGTTAGCGTCTATGCACCACACAGCCGAGACATCGGAGTTCGCGCGCGCCATCAAGACTGCCGAAGAGAACGCCTGCAAAAAACGCATCGGAATATGGAAAGACTACGTTGAAGCTGAGAAGGAAGTTGAGAAAGAACGTAATGCACCTATTCAGGATCGCATTGTCAAGTatgataaagttattattacGGAGGTAACTGTGGAAGGGCATTTCTATGTTCAGAACATCGACTTGGGCACAAAACTAGAAAGTCTCATGGACAAGATCCACCAAGAATTTAAAGCCAACACTCCTCTCCCTGGTGCGTACGTGCCGAAACGAGGCGCCATCTGCGCAGCTCGCTTCACCCTCGACGATCAATGGTACAGAGCGAAAGTAGAAAAGATCACTGACAACAAAATGGCGCACGTCTTCTACATAGATTATGGAAACAGAGAA ATAATCAATTTCACGAGATTAGCGCAGCTCCCTGCAGGCACAGAGACTGAGCCACCATATGTGTCTGAATATGTGCTTGCCTGCGTGAAGTTCCCATCTGACCCTGATGAGAAGCTAGAAGCTGTCCGCGCTCTCTCGATGGACACGCTCAACAAGAAGTTACTCGTCAATGTTGAATCTAAAGGCTCACCGCCAGCTGTCACTTTAGTAGATCCCGCTACGAACACAGATATTGGAAAG AATCTGATCAAGGAAGGTCTGGTGCTGCTGGAGAACACTCGTGAGCACCGACTAGCCTCCCTGGTGGCGGAGTACCGTGCCGCTCAGGAGCACGCTAAGAGCTCGCGACTGAATCTGTGGCGACACGGTGACATCACCGACGATGACGCGACTGAGTTCGGCGCGCGTCGCTAG
- the LOC121739350 gene encoding protein ABHD13 has product MYHILRIILYRLWMLSTFTLLSSIIVFWFYGFFVAFAVFSSGISGILYNAQDLLLYYPNDPPDSRIFVLQPSNYKLPYESIKIRNKDGLKIHMFLIKQIENSKGKPTMIFFHGNAGNMGQRLSNVSGFYHKLNINILMVEYRGYGLSEGSPSERGIYVDAQAAFDYIMQRNDIDRTKVFLFGRSLGGAVAIDLASRLKYKNKIWAVVVENTFTSIPDMAKIILKWRCLLWLPLFCHKNKYMSLSKIVHVVAPTLVMCGSKDALVPPRMARELYLKCGAVGKKIAVMPGGGHDDTWTCRDYYASMQQFLANVPPLPEDVIPYYDNAKDLSITRIVVHTV; this is encoded by the exons ATGTATCACATACTCCGAATAATTTTGTACAGGCTGTGGATGCTGTCTACGTTTACTTTATTGTCTAGTATAATTGTGTTTTGGTTTTATGGTTTTTTCGTGGCATTTGCTGTGTTCAGCTCAGGAATATCAG gAATATTGTACAATGCACAAGATTTACTTTTGTACTACCCCAATGACCCACCAGATTCAAGGATATTTGTCCTGCAGCCAAGTAATTATAAATTACCCTATGAAAGTATTAAGATAAGAAATAAAGATGGCTTAAAGATTCACATGTTTCTCATAAAACAAATAGAAAACAGTAAAGGGAAACCAACCATGATATTTTTTCATGGCAATGCAGGAAACATGGGCCAAAG ACTCTCCAACGTATCTGGTTTTTACCACAAGTTGAATATCAATATTTTGATGGTAGAATATAGAGGATATGGCTTGTCTGAGGGCTCGCCCTCAGAACGAGGTATCTATGTTGATGCCCAAGCAGCATTTGATTACATAATGCAAAGGAATGACATTGACCGaactaaagtatttttgtttggAAGATCCCTAG GTGGCGCAGTGGCTATTGATTTAGCTTCAAGGCTGAAGTACAAGAATAAAATATGGGCTGTTGTTGTAGAAAATACATTCACAAGTATACCCGATATGGCCAAAATAATACTTAAGTGGCGATGTTTGCTGTGGCTGCCACTTTTTTGTCACAAAAATAAG TACATGTCACTATCTAAGATCGTGCACGTGGTCGCGCCTACGCTGGTGATGTGTGGCTCCAAAGACGCTCTAGTGCCCCCTAGAATGGCGCGGGAACTGTACTTAAAGTGCGGTGCGGTGGGGAAGAAGATAGCGGTCATGCCAGGCGGGGGTCACGATGATACCTGGACTTGTAGGGACTACTACGCCTCCATGCAACAGTTCCTGGCGAACGTACCCCCCCTCCCCGAAGACGTTATACCGTATTATGACAACGCCAAAGATCTATCCATCACGCGAATCGTTGTGCATACTGTGTGA